The following are encoded in a window of Numida meleagris isolate 19003 breed g44 Domestic line chromosome 9, NumMel1.0, whole genome shotgun sequence genomic DNA:
- the SPATA5L1 gene encoding spermatogenesis-associated protein 5-like protein 1 isoform X2: MRALALRCGACAGSDGAVRPAGLGASRRLRVSKERAAMEPAPLKLLPPDPGDEGTQRCRLGPAALSSLGVRLGAPLRISLPAGCCLCTAWPRPDLADGYVQADPSCSTGLTAAALRGLTLSPGRLQPLSSCRLRGAAVRVVLRGGAPRRAAGLREAVRELLRNVYVSPHYVVTVGPNVRAPVVHIEILSVDPVTEEAGLITPQTSVTVKEVITLEWYRRLTEDAAKIPVAGLDDVEESLKEMVDLPFRFPKTFKKLGLSVPNGVLLVGPPGVGKTLLVKAVAREVGAYLLCISGPALYGSRPGESEESLRSVFGKGREMSREGPTILFIDEIDALCPKRGSSGSAPEDRLVAQLLTLLDGVGREDKMVVVAATNRPDALDPALRRPGRFDREVIIGTPTLMQRRSILQMLTCSMPISTDVDLVKLAEMTTGYVGADLTALCREAAMQAVFHSSLDSAEVVITMADFQEAFRKIQPSSFRSAIGLKECKPVTWEQIGGLEDVKLKLKQVFRQARASSPAIIFLDEIDSILGSRSHGKTGHGVSERVLSVLLNELDGVGLKVTERRGNKLQLEGQCEELSDEERQLEFQETLSRDLMVVAATNRPDMLDDALLRPGRLDRVIYIPPPDLKGRLSILKICTEKIPLDTDVSLQDLAALTDFFSGADIENLCKEAALLALQENGLEATTVKHEHFVKSLETVRPSLSTKDLEFYEKTYSQEFTS, encoded by the exons ATGCGCGCGCTCGCGCTCCGCTGCGGCGCATGCGCGGGAAGCGACGGGGCCGTGCGTCCCGCGGGGTTGGGGGCGTCCCGCCGGCTGCGGGTGAGTAAGGAGCGGGCCGCCATGGAGCCGGCGCCCCTCAAGCTGCTCCCCCCGGACCCCGGGGACGAGGGCACGCAGCGGTGCAGGCTGGGCCCCGCCGCCCTCTCCTCCTTGGGGGTCCGGCTGGGCGCTCCGCTGCGGATATCCCTGCCCGCCGGGTGCTGTCTGTGCACGGCGTGGCCGCGGCCGGACCTGGCGGACGGGTACGTGCAGGCGGACCCGTCCTGCAGCACCGGGCTGACGGCGGCGGCGCTGCGCGGGCTGACGCTGAGCCCCGGCCGCCTGCAGCCGCTGTCCTCCTGCCGCCTGCGGGGAGCGGCCGTGCGCGTGGTGCTGCGGGGCGGAGCGCCCAggcgggctgcggggctgcgggaggcgGTCCGCGAGCTGCTGAGGAACGTCTACGTTTCTCCTCACTACGTTGTGACCGTCGGCCCGAATGTCCGCGCTCCCGTGGTGCACATTGAAATCCTCTCCGTAGACCCCGTGACAGAGGAGGCCGGGTTGATAACCCCTCAGACAAGCGTAACAGTGAAAGAGGTGATCACGCTAGAATGGTACAGGCGCTTAACGGAAGACGCAGCAAAAATTCCCGTGGCGGGGCTGGACGATGTGGAAGAGTCGCTGAAGGAAATGGTTGACCTGCCGTTCCGTTTCCCAAAGACGTTTAAGAAGCTGGGGCTTTCTGTCCCCAACggggtgctgctggtgggccCTCCGGGGGTAGGGAAAACGCTCCTGGTAAAGGCAGTGGCCAGAGAGGTGGGTGCGTATCTGCTGTGCATCAGCGGCCCCGCTCTGTATGGCTCCAGGCCAGGAGAAAGCGAAGAGAGTTTGCGAAGCGTCTTTggaaagggcagggagatgtCCCGCGAAGGCCCGACCATTCTCTTTATTGATGAGATCGACGCTTTGTGCCCAAAGCGAGGGAGCTCCGGCAGCGCTCCCGAGGATCGCCTTGTTGCTCAGTTGCTAACGCTGCTGGACGGCGTCGGTCGTGAGGATAAGATGGTGGTTGTGGCAGCGACAAACAGGCCCGACGCCTTGGATCCTGCGCTGAGAAGACCGGGCAGGTTTGACAGAGAA GTTATTATTGGGACACCAACACTTATGCAGAGGAGATCCATCCTGCAGATGCTCACGTGTAGTATGCCCATTTCTACGGACGTTGATTTGGTTAAACTGGCAGAAATGACAACTGGGTATGTTGGAGCTGACCTTACAGCgctctgcagagaagctgctaTGCAGGCTGTGTTCCACAGCTCATTG GATTCAGCTGAAGTGGTGATCACCATGGCGGATTTCCAAGAAGCCTTTAGAAAAATTCAACCGTCCTCTTTTCGAAGTGCCATTGGACTCAAAGAGTGTAAACCGGTCACTTGGGAGCAAATTGGTGGCCTTGAAGATGTGAAGTTGAAGTTAAAACAG GTTTTCCGCCAAGCAAGAGCAAGTAGTCCAGCAATAATATTCCTAGATGAAATTGATTCTATCTTGGGATCTCGGTCACATGGTAAAACTGGCCACGGTGTCTCAGAGCGGGTCCTGTCTGTTCTTCTCAATGAGTTGGATGGTGTTGGCCTGAAAGtcacagaaagaagaggaaataaactACAGCTTGAGGGGCAATGTGAGGAACTAAGTGATGAGGAAAGACAG CTAGAGTTTCAGGAAACTTTGAGCAGAGATCTCATGGTAGTTGCTGCAACAAATAGACCAGATATGTTGGATGATGCCTTACTGCGCCCTGGAAGACTAGACAGAGTCATTTATATTCCACCTCCAGATCTGAAG GGAaggctttccattttgaaaatctgcacAGAAAAGATCCCATTAGATACTGATGTGTCCCTGCAGGATCTAGCAGCCCTAACAGACTTCTTCTCTGGAGCTGATATTGAAAATCTGTGCAAGGAG gCTGCTTTGCTGGCATTGCAGGAGAATGGACTTGAAGCAACTACTGTAAAACACGAACATTTTGTAAAATCACTGGAGACTGTAAGGCCATCTTTAAGCACAAAAGACTTGGAATTTTATGAAAAAACTTATAGTCAGGAATTCACCTCTTGA
- the SPATA5L1 gene encoding spermatogenesis-associated protein 5-like protein 1 isoform X1, with protein sequence MRALALRCGACAGSDGAVRPAGLGASRRLRVSKERAAMEPAPLKLLPPDPGDEGTQRCRLGPAALSSLGVRLGAPLRISLPAGCCLCTAWPRPDLADGYVQADPSCSTGLTAAALRGLTLSPGRLQPLSSCRLRGAAVRVVLRGGAPRRAAGLREAVRELLRNVYVSPHYVVTVGPNVRAPVVHIEILSVDPVTEEAGLITPQTSVTVKEVITLEWYRRLTEDAAKIPVAGLDDVEESLKEMVDLPFRFPKTFKKLGLSVPNGVLLVGPPGVGKTLLVKAVAREVGAYLLCISGPALYGSRPGESEESLRSVFGKGREMSREGPTILFIDEIDALCPKRGSSGSAPEDRLVAQLLTLLDGVGREDKMVVVAATNRPDALDPALRRPGRFDREVIIGTPTLMQRRSILQMLTCSMPISTDVDLVKLAEMTTGYVGADLTALCREAAMQAVFHSSLDSAEVVITMADFQEAFRKIQPSSFRSAIGLKECKPVTWEQIGGLEDVKLKLKQSIEWPMKFPQAFARMGLSRPKGVLLYGPSGCAKTTLVRAVATSCHCSFLSVSGAELFSPYVGDSEKILSQVFRQARASSPAIIFLDEIDSILGSRSHGKTGHGVSERVLSVLLNELDGVGLKVTERRGNKLQLEGQCEELSDEERQLEFQETLSRDLMVVAATNRPDMLDDALLRPGRLDRVIYIPPPDLKGRLSILKICTEKIPLDTDVSLQDLAALTDFFSGADIENLCKEAALLALQENGLEATTVKHEHFVKSLETVRPSLSTKDLEFYEKTYSQEFTS encoded by the exons ATGCGCGCGCTCGCGCTCCGCTGCGGCGCATGCGCGGGAAGCGACGGGGCCGTGCGTCCCGCGGGGTTGGGGGCGTCCCGCCGGCTGCGGGTGAGTAAGGAGCGGGCCGCCATGGAGCCGGCGCCCCTCAAGCTGCTCCCCCCGGACCCCGGGGACGAGGGCACGCAGCGGTGCAGGCTGGGCCCCGCCGCCCTCTCCTCCTTGGGGGTCCGGCTGGGCGCTCCGCTGCGGATATCCCTGCCCGCCGGGTGCTGTCTGTGCACGGCGTGGCCGCGGCCGGACCTGGCGGACGGGTACGTGCAGGCGGACCCGTCCTGCAGCACCGGGCTGACGGCGGCGGCGCTGCGCGGGCTGACGCTGAGCCCCGGCCGCCTGCAGCCGCTGTCCTCCTGCCGCCTGCGGGGAGCGGCCGTGCGCGTGGTGCTGCGGGGCGGAGCGCCCAggcgggctgcggggctgcgggaggcgGTCCGCGAGCTGCTGAGGAACGTCTACGTTTCTCCTCACTACGTTGTGACCGTCGGCCCGAATGTCCGCGCTCCCGTGGTGCACATTGAAATCCTCTCCGTAGACCCCGTGACAGAGGAGGCCGGGTTGATAACCCCTCAGACAAGCGTAACAGTGAAAGAGGTGATCACGCTAGAATGGTACAGGCGCTTAACGGAAGACGCAGCAAAAATTCCCGTGGCGGGGCTGGACGATGTGGAAGAGTCGCTGAAGGAAATGGTTGACCTGCCGTTCCGTTTCCCAAAGACGTTTAAGAAGCTGGGGCTTTCTGTCCCCAACggggtgctgctggtgggccCTCCGGGGGTAGGGAAAACGCTCCTGGTAAAGGCAGTGGCCAGAGAGGTGGGTGCGTATCTGCTGTGCATCAGCGGCCCCGCTCTGTATGGCTCCAGGCCAGGAGAAAGCGAAGAGAGTTTGCGAAGCGTCTTTggaaagggcagggagatgtCCCGCGAAGGCCCGACCATTCTCTTTATTGATGAGATCGACGCTTTGTGCCCAAAGCGAGGGAGCTCCGGCAGCGCTCCCGAGGATCGCCTTGTTGCTCAGTTGCTAACGCTGCTGGACGGCGTCGGTCGTGAGGATAAGATGGTGGTTGTGGCAGCGACAAACAGGCCCGACGCCTTGGATCCTGCGCTGAGAAGACCGGGCAGGTTTGACAGAGAA GTTATTATTGGGACACCAACACTTATGCAGAGGAGATCCATCCTGCAGATGCTCACGTGTAGTATGCCCATTTCTACGGACGTTGATTTGGTTAAACTGGCAGAAATGACAACTGGGTATGTTGGAGCTGACCTTACAGCgctctgcagagaagctgctaTGCAGGCTGTGTTCCACAGCTCATTG GATTCAGCTGAAGTGGTGATCACCATGGCGGATTTCCAAGAAGCCTTTAGAAAAATTCAACCGTCCTCTTTTCGAAGTGCCATTGGACTCAAAGAGTGTAAACCGGTCACTTGGGAGCAAATTGGTGGCCTTGAAGATGTGAAGTTGAAGTTAAAACAG AGCATAGAGTGGCCAATGAAATTTCCTCAGGCATTTGCAAGGATGGGCCTGTCTCGTCCAAAGGGTGTTCTTCTCTATGGGCCGTCAGGGTGTGCCAAAACCACACTAGTCAGGGCTGTGGCCACAAGTTGTCActgttcctttctctctgtAAGTGGTGCTGAACTGTTCTCACCTTATGTTGGAGATTCAGAGAAGATTTTATCTCAG GTTTTCCGCCAAGCAAGAGCAAGTAGTCCAGCAATAATATTCCTAGATGAAATTGATTCTATCTTGGGATCTCGGTCACATGGTAAAACTGGCCACGGTGTCTCAGAGCGGGTCCTGTCTGTTCTTCTCAATGAGTTGGATGGTGTTGGCCTGAAAGtcacagaaagaagaggaaataaactACAGCTTGAGGGGCAATGTGAGGAACTAAGTGATGAGGAAAGACAG CTAGAGTTTCAGGAAACTTTGAGCAGAGATCTCATGGTAGTTGCTGCAACAAATAGACCAGATATGTTGGATGATGCCTTACTGCGCCCTGGAAGACTAGACAGAGTCATTTATATTCCACCTCCAGATCTGAAG GGAaggctttccattttgaaaatctgcacAGAAAAGATCCCATTAGATACTGATGTGTCCCTGCAGGATCTAGCAGCCCTAACAGACTTCTTCTCTGGAGCTGATATTGAAAATCTGTGCAAGGAG gCTGCTTTGCTGGCATTGCAGGAGAATGGACTTGAAGCAACTACTGTAAAACACGAACATTTTGTAAAATCACTGGAGACTGTAAGGCCATCTTTAAGCACAAAAGACTTGGAATTTTATGAAAAAACTTATAGTCAGGAATTCACCTCTTGA